From a single Plasmodium yoelii strain 17X genome assembly, chromosome: 9 genomic region:
- a CDS encoding PIR protein yields the protein MNNTLCGKLDLLRKHLPDELNGKANVELTKISDFKNYCPKENCNSELEKITIGFLWLLGQYFTISHDKSYDKNNTNAFFLYIISWLSNQLNQSTTHSTTKINDFYTNHVKNNNKYEKFINDSSKFTELNEVLNTKNDLLNTNIEDLSKFYDASKLICNMYGNIETNSNDKLSDNANDFVKKYQELNGHYNNADGNSYKQILSALSTDYANIKDKCKNTKSLPEITSNISALRSGDTSSSSSIGSKFFTVLSIFGAIAFFLGISYKYSLFGFRKRFQKQKLREKVKNIKKRMNH from the exons ATGAATAATACTCTA tgTGGAAAATTAGATCTTTTGAGGAAGCATTTACCCGATGAATTAAATGGAAAAGCAAATGTTGAACTAACAAAAATTAGTGATTTCAAAAATTACTGCCCTAAAGAAAACTGCAATTCTGAACTTGAAAAGATTACGATTGGATTTTTATGGTTACTTGGAcaatattttactatatcCCACGATAAAagttatgataaaaataatactaatgcattttttctatatattatttcatgGCTTAGTAATCAATTAAATCAAAGCACAACGCATAGTACCACCAAAATAAacgatttttatactaatcatgtaaaaaataataataaatatgaaaaatttataaatgatTCCAGTAAATTTACAGAACTTAATGAAGTcttaaatacaaaaaatgatttgttgaatactaatattgaagatctgtctaaattttatgatgcatccAAATTAATATGTAATATGTATGGTAATATTGAAACGAATTCAAATGACAAACTGTCAGATAATGCGAAtgattttgttaaaaaatatcaagaACTTAATGGacattataataatgctGATGGCAATtcatataaacaaatattgtctgctttatcaactgattatgctaatataaaagataaatgtaaaaatactAAATCCCTTCCAGAGATAACATCAAACATTTCTGCACTAAGATCTGGAGatacatcatcaagttcgtcgataggaAGCAAGTTCtttacagttttatcgatatttggtgcaatagcattttttttaggaatttcttataag tattcactatttggatttcggaaacgatttcaaaaacaaaaattaagagaaaaggtaaaaaatataaagaagagaatgaatcattag